A region of the Marinifilum sp. JC120 genome:
ACTGTAGCGGGGATTTCTGGGTTTATGCAGAATATTGGAGCGGCTGCGCTTTTTATGCCTGCCGCTAGACGCATTTCCATTCAGACTGGTGTTCCGGCCTCACACATTTTGCTGCCCATGGGGTTCTGCGCCATTATTGGGGGAACACTTACCCTTGTCGGATCAAGTCCCCTTATTTTGCTGAATGACCTGCTGACTGTACGCGGTGTAAGCTATGAGCATTTTGGTATGTTCAGCATGACGCCCATCGGGGTAATGTTAATTGTTTGTGCTTTGCTCTATTTCAGTGTGTTCGGGAAATGGATTCTTCCACGAAGTAAGGCTAGCAAGGTTAGCGGGCCACTTTCTCCATTGCTCGATAAAACCTACCATGATGTAGGTGAAATTTATGAAATGACAATTCCGGACCACGGTTTTCGCGAGCAGTGTCTGTCCGAATTGCAGATCCGTTCAAATTATGCCTGCTCTGTCCTAGCTTCCTACAACGCCATTACCCATAAAAGAAATGTTGCCCCTCGCCCTGAAGATACACTTTGTCCGGGGGATACCATTGCAGTAATCGGTGAGGCCATGTTCATTGAAAGATTGTCAGCAGATTTCGGGTGGGTAATTTCTTCGGAAATCAAGGTGTTTGCTGATGACCTTGCTTCTACTAATGCCGGGATCATGGAAGGTATTATTTCTCCCAGATCGCAAATGGTAGGCATGACTGTTGGCGAGATTCAGTTGCGTAAAAAATATGGTGTTGTGCCGTTGGCAGTGTTCAGTGGGCATGAAATGATAATTAGCGATTTATCTAATTTGGTTGTCAGTGAAGGTAATGCCTTGTTGCTGCACGGCAAGTGGAGTGCTTTTCATCAGTTCAAGGATCAGAATGATCTTGTTTTCACTGAGCCTATTAAAGGTGAGTTGTTGCGCGAGGATAAGGCCCCTTTTGCTTTAGTTTGTCTGGCAGTGACTATGTTTATGATTCTGGTGCTGGATATTCAGCTTTCCATTTCACTTCTCTTCGGGGCTATGACCATGATTCTGGGCCGCGTGCTTACAATCGATGAAGCCTACCGTTCAGTTGATTGGATGACTGTTTTTCTTCTGGCTGGTTTGATTCCACTCGGGCTTGCTTTCGAGAATACAGGGGCCGCAAAACTGATTGCGGATATGCTCATGAATGCAGTGGGCGTGCCTTCGCCAACCGTGCTGCTTATCTGTATTGGTTTGCTGACTTCTTTTTTTACTCTTTTCACTTCCAATGTCGGTGCCACGGTTTTACTTGTTCCATTATCCATGAACCTTGCGCTTTCCTGCGGGGCTGATCCCCGTGTGGCTGCGATGACCGTGGCTTTGGCTGCATCAAATACGTTCATCCTGCCGACACATCAGGTGAATGCACTGATCATGCGTCCTGCGGGATTAAAGGCTGTGGATTACCTGCGGGCCGGGACCGGGATGACCATCATTTTTATGATTGTGCTGGTGGCGGGTATGCAGATGTTTTTTTAAGTAAGCGATGATTTGACTCTACATATTTAATAAATTATTCCTCGGGTATATGTTTCAAGATAAATACTTACTTCATAAAAGACAGGCAAACAATACTTCTGACCGATTGCGTACAATTGCTTTAGACGTGACCAATCGATGTAATATGTCTTGCTCTCATTGCTATGCTTCTGTTTTCAAGCAACAGCCAGACGTTGACCTTGAGTATTTGCGGAAGTTTACTCAAGAAGCCTATGATTTGGGTGTTTTTCATTATGTCCTGCAGGGCGGAGAGGCTATTCTTGAGTTTGATAGACTGAAAAGCATTATAGAAATGATCCATCCTAAGGAAACTTATATTAATGTAGTATCCAATGGTTGGGAAATGGATATTCATAAAATTCGAGAATTAAAAGCCTTAGACGTTGATAAGATATGTTACAGTCTTGATTCCGGTTTCGCGGCGGAGCATGATGCCAATAGGATGGTTGGAGCATTTAAAAGAGTCATTGATGCGGTAAAAATGACAACTGCTGAAGGGCTTCATTCTGCTGTCTCCACAGTGGTTTTGCATAAAACTATTGAGCAGGATAGTTTCAAGAAGGTTCTGGAGATCGGCAGGGAATTGCAGGTCAGGGTCGAAATTCAGGTCGCTATGCCAGTGGGGAAATGGGACGGGATCAGGGATATACGGATTACACCTGATGAGGCATCACAGCTGAAGGGTATTTTTGAATCTAATGGTAATTTGCCAAATGGACAACGGCATATAGGTCGGGACATCTATGATTGCAATGGCATAGACCATTGTCCTGCCGGGCAGAATTTTATGGCAGTGAGCGCCAGTGGCGAGATTTTTCCCTGCAATTTCTGTCAGTACACTTTGGGAAATATTAAAGACACATCTCTGGCAGAAGCCCGCGCGGCTTTACTGACAAGTAAATGGTTTCAAGGGACTCATCCTTGTTGTTTGTTGGGTGAAGATGATGAATTCTTTGATAAATATGTAACCCCAAATGTTGATCGCATAAGGCCTCTGGATGCCTATAAACTTTTTGATCTCAAGGTGGAAAATGACAAATAATTTTGACGGATTTGCCAAGTCTTTGAGTGACAGCGATGTAGAAGAGAAGATTGCCGAACATTGTGTCGAACATGGTTTTTCTGCCTTAGATGCAGCCAAGCATTGGATGGTATTGGGGCGTAGGCAATGGATTAAAAGATTTCTGGCCCACTCTGAATTATTTCATATGACCCTTGAGGTTCCCGGCGATATCGCAGAACTCGGCGTATTTAGGGGGATGGGGCTTTTTACTTGGGCAAACCTGCTTGAATCATATTGTATTGGAGACCGTACCAAGACTGTTTGGGGGTTCGATAATTGGGAGGGATTTACCTCTTTCGCGCCTGAAGATGGGAAATCAATTGAAGAGTCAAATAAGATGATCGGTGGATTTTCGCCCAAGGACCATTATCAGGAACTTTTGGATGCAATTAAGCTTTTTGATAATGATCGTTTCATTCCGCAAAAACCTCGAATTAAGCTTGTTGAAGGGCAGATCGAAGAAACCTGCAAGAGGTTTGTTGAGGAGAATCCCGGGGTGCGCTTTTCCTTGATTCATTTTGATTGTGATCTTTATGCCCCTACTAAGGCAGCACTAGAGGCGTTCTGGCCCTTGTTAAGCAGGGGCGGGGTTATCCTGTTTGATGAGTATGGGATTCAGCAATGGCCTGGTGAGACCAAGGCAGTGGATGAGTTTTTTGCGGACAAGCCTGAAGTGAGGATTAAGACATTACCTTGGACCAATGTGCCTGCCGGATATTTGATTAAAGAGTAAATTGTTTTTTTAAGCATAAAATCTAGCTGAAAAATTTTACTCTATCCCCATATCAAAACAAATATAAGTATACTCACCCATATTCTGATGAGTAATGTTTTCAACTATTCTGCCCAAAAGTATCAAACCTAGCTTGTTTAGTTCTTTTTCCCCTATGTGTTCGATGTTTTCTGATATTTCGCATACATCATCAAGTTCACTTTCAATTCTTGAACCGAAAGATATTTCTACGCAGATTCTTTTATT
Encoded here:
- a CDS encoding radical SAM protein, translating into MFQDKYLLHKRQANNTSDRLRTIALDVTNRCNMSCSHCYASVFKQQPDVDLEYLRKFTQEAYDLGVFHYVLQGGEAILEFDRLKSIIEMIHPKETYINVVSNGWEMDIHKIRELKALDVDKICYSLDSGFAAEHDANRMVGAFKRVIDAVKMTTAEGLHSAVSTVVLHKTIEQDSFKKVLEIGRELQVRVEIQVAMPVGKWDGIRDIRITPDEASQLKGIFESNGNLPNGQRHIGRDIYDCNGIDHCPAGQNFMAVSASGEIFPCNFCQYTLGNIKDTSLAEARAALLTSKWFQGTHPCCLLGEDDEFFDKYVTPNVDRIRPLDAYKLFDLKVENDK
- a CDS encoding SLC13 family permease, with product MPITPDIILVLAVLFLVVLFFVFEWVRVDMVGIMVMVCLPLLGLVTPEQAISGLSSNAVVSIIAVIIIGAGLDKTGVMNKLAQLILKFAGHDENKITSMVSATVAGISGFMQNIGAAALFMPAARRISIQTGVPASHILLPMGFCAIIGGTLTLVGSSPLILLNDLLTVRGVSYEHFGMFSMTPIGVMLIVCALLYFSVFGKWILPRSKASKVSGPLSPLLDKTYHDVGEIYEMTIPDHGFREQCLSELQIRSNYACSVLASYNAITHKRNVAPRPEDTLCPGDTIAVIGEAMFIERLSADFGWVISSEIKVFADDLASTNAGIMEGIISPRSQMVGMTVGEIQLRKKYGVVPLAVFSGHEMIISDLSNLVVSEGNALLLHGKWSAFHQFKDQNDLVFTEPIKGELLREDKAPFALVCLAVTMFMILVLDIQLSISLLFGAMTMILGRVLTIDEAYRSVDWMTVFLLAGLIPLGLAFENTGAAKLIADMLMNAVGVPSPTVLLICIGLLTSFFTLFTSNVGATVLLVPLSMNLALSCGADPRVAAMTVALAASNTFILPTHQVNALIMRPAGLKAVDYLRAGTGMTIIFMIVLVAGMQMFF
- a CDS encoding macrocin-O-methyltransferase produces the protein MTNNFDGFAKSLSDSDVEEKIAEHCVEHGFSALDAAKHWMVLGRRQWIKRFLAHSELFHMTLEVPGDIAELGVFRGMGLFTWANLLESYCIGDRTKTVWGFDNWEGFTSFAPEDGKSIEESNKMIGGFSPKDHYQELLDAIKLFDNDRFIPQKPRIKLVEGQIEETCKRFVEENPGVRFSLIHFDCDLYAPTKAALEAFWPLLSRGGVILFDEYGIQQWPGETKAVDEFFADKPEVRIKTLPWTNVPAGYLIKE